ACTTGAGGCTGACGGCGGCGGGGAGGAGCAGGACGAGACTCGGCGGAGCCGAGCTCAACCCAACGGCGTATGCGCGTGAGAGTACAACGCGAGACTTCCCGGCGCACCAGGTTGGCGTCGGTGCCCCGTTGTCAGTGGGGGCTGGCAGCATCGGGGTATGAGCAACCACGTGTCCGCGGGAGCGGCTTCGCAGTCTGTTGTGCGGCCCGATGCCGCCTACTGGGAGGCGGTCGCGGCGACCTACGACGACGATCCCGACCACGGGCTGCGTGATCCCGTCGTGCGGTCGGCCTGGGCTGAGCGGCTGCGGTCCTGGCTGCCGGCCGGGCCCGCCGACGTCCTCGACCTCGGGTGCGGCACGGGGAGTCTGGCGCTGCTCGCCGTCGAGCAGGGGCACCGGGTCACCGGCGTCGACCGGGCGGCGGGGATGGTCGAGCGGGCGCGCGCCAAGCTGGCGGGGCGGGAGGCCGCCTTCGTCGTCGGCGATGCGGCCGAACCCCCGGTGGGGGAGCGGCGGTTCGACGTGGTGCTGGTGCGGCATGTGGTGTGGGCGCTCCCCGACCCGGCGGCCGCGCTGCGCCGGTGGGCGGGGCTGCTCGTGCCCGGTGGGCGGCTGGTGCTGGTGGAGGGGCGGTGGGGAGAGGCCGAGCCGGTCGGGCTCCGGGCCGAGGAACTGACCGCGCTGGTACGCCCGTTGGCGGAGTTCGTGGTCCTGGAGGGGCTGTCCGGCGATCCGGCGCTGTGGGGCAAGGAGGTGAGCGACGAGCGGTACGCGCTGATTGCCGACCTGCCGCGCCGGCACACCGAAGTGGTCGATGTGCACCTCGTGCTGCGCCGCGGCGAGGAGGTGCTGCTCGCCCGGCGGTCCGGTACGGGCTATGCGGACGGTCTGCTGAACGCCCCGTCGGGGCACGCCGAGGACGGTGAGGACGTCCGGGAGGCCATGATCAGGGAGGCCGCCGAGGAGTTGGGGCTGCGGCTGAAGCCCGAGGACCTGACGGTCGGGCTCGTCATGCAGCACCGCGCCCCGCCGCCCGCCCGGCCCCGGATCGGCTGGTTCTTCGAGGCGGCCCACGGCGCGGGTGGCGAGCCGCGGAACCGCGAGCCGGACAAGTGCGCCGGGCTGACGTGGCACCGGCTGGACGCGCTGCCGGACGACATGGTCGCGTACTGCCGCGCCGGGCTGGAGGGGCTGCGCGCGGGGCACCGCTTCCTGCTCCACTGGCACCGCCCCGGCGACGCCGTCGCCCACGACCCGGCGGCCCCCGGCCGTGCGATCGCGCTGGATGCCACCGTAGCGACCGCGACGGGAGCAGCGACCGCAGTGACCGCAACGGCCGGCGAGGGCGGGGACGGGCCCGGCGGGGGCGGTGCCCGGCCGTAGGCGTCTCAGTCGCGAACCAACTCCCTTGCGTACCGCCACTCCGCGGCGAACGGCTGATAGCCGAAGGCGCGGTTGATCGCGAGCATCGGGGCGTTGGCGGCGTCATTGC
The sequence above is a segment of the Streptomyces lydicus genome. Coding sequences within it:
- a CDS encoding methyltransferase domain-containing protein: MSNHVSAGAASQSVVRPDAAYWEAVAATYDDDPDHGLRDPVVRSAWAERLRSWLPAGPADVLDLGCGTGSLALLAVEQGHRVTGVDRAAGMVERARAKLAGREAAFVVGDAAEPPVGERRFDVVLVRHVVWALPDPAAALRRWAGLLVPGGRLVLVEGRWGEAEPVGLRAEELTALVRPLAEFVVLEGLSGDPALWGKEVSDERYALIADLPRRHTEVVDVHLVLRRGEEVLLARRSGTGYADGLLNAPSGHAEDGEDVREAMIREAAEELGLRLKPEDLTVGLVMQHRAPPPARPRIGWFFEAAHGAGGEPRNREPDKCAGLTWHRLDALPDDMVAYCRAGLEGLRAGHRFLLHWHRPGDAVAHDPAAPGRAIALDATVATATGAATAVTATAGEGGDGPGGGGARP